In Populus alba chromosome 4, ASM523922v2, whole genome shotgun sequence, the genomic window TTGTGCTTTTTGAACAATGAACGACTTCTACAGGTTTTCAAACACTATCATCTACGATAGCTTTTTAAGCATTGTGTTATCCTTCTCGCGATAGTAGTGCTTGTGTTCACAATGAAGGTGCAATTGGGTTTCAATAAGCTTTTTttgtttcctctcttttctctcactTGGCCTAGAAATATGCACTAGCCCTTCCAAAAATCTATTATGTCCTCTAGTTTGTATTCCTATCAGTTTTAAccatcattattttgattactatttgttttacttttaatgctttttgatgggttttttcaattttgtccctggaaatttaatttcatttaaatttttttttattaaatttgatcttcgttttttttattgttattttttgtgttttatcagtttcttgatttttttttttttcaatttcatccctcatcattgttttctttcattGAGTTTTTATACCagatttggtcctcattattttgattgctatttgttttgttttgtttttaactttgGATAATTAAGGATTTTTCTTAGTAATTTTTAGTGTTTGCCTTCTATGAAGTGATCCTGGTCTCATGATTCGGGTCACTGGTTTTAGAGATTAGTTCGATTTAACTTCAGtcttttttatgcctttttttttaattgattatttttcaattttaggttATTGAGACttgagctttgtgatttttttgttacctTTTCTATGGTTTTTCCCAATTTTATATCCCAAATCGCAAGTTTGTTAGGTTAACTTAGTTTGCAACCATGAAATAAGAATGAATAAATGCCTAAAGTTAAACCACATCAATACCATGGAATCCCATCTATAAATCCTAAAAggattcatatttatttaaaagtaaaggCAAACCATTAGTCATGAAATAATAGTGAATAAATTCCAACAAATAGTGATTGCTCTCATCCAAGTAACTTAAGAAATATCAAAGGAAAAGAGATCATAAAAATTACCTATAACTAGAGAAATCTAAAAAGAGCTTAAAGGCTTATACCATGGCTTTGATGATTGCTTAAAAGGCTTGTTACTACTGATGTAAATGTATATCTTAGAATTTCATCCATCTAGTTTAAGTTATGAAGAACCTATCAAAATGAAACCATAGAAGAAAAGGAGCAAACATATGATGTAAAAGATTACTCCACATTAAAATTGAGCATTTTGACATGTTGTGCtgttaattagaattttttataaaagaacaaGCTTTTTATAAGATCAATATCATATAAGTTATACAAAGCTATTATACTATGAAGAATATtagaataacttttttttatttaattatgcatAAATATTACTTTGTATTGATTGGGTTTCTAAAAAACTGTAACCATGAAGCCTTATGCCACTACCAAAGGATAGCCAACATCATCTCTATATACTAGGATTTGTTCTACTACATTAGCACATGCCTCAAAAAATTAGGACAACTCTTTGGATATATAATGCAATCGAAAGCTAATAGGATAACAGCAGtatagaaaacacaaaaaaaataacgagAAAAAGAGTTAAGATGTGaaacttaaattaacaattttattcTCTGAAATTTAAGCATTTAATGGTTGCCTCTTCAAGATGTTTACAAGACCTTTAAATAGGTCAAGAAACCTAccttttttaggaaataacTTAAAGTCTGAAAAATCTAaggaaactaaaacaaaatccaaaataaaaataataaatccaaaaaattctagaaaaataacaaaattggcCCAAATAGCAACTTTTTGAGCCTAATTCTAAGAGTTCCAACAATTTGATAAGGGATAAAGTGGTGTCCCATTAAGTGGTGTCCCATTGGAAAATTATTTATAGAATCACTTAAAAAGATTTGAACTCGATTCAACAGTCAAATCTTCTGTTATCTCGGTTTTAAGGTGTTGATCTAGCTTGGTGGGATCAAGCCTCCTTTGGGTTTAGACATGTCTCAACGTTCCATAAAAGCATCTGTTAGGCCATCCATATAGTCTACTTGTATCATATCCCCATCTAATAGGGTTAGATCCTCACATGAATGCTCGGAATCTTTAGTTTGTACAACCCTGGCTACATCATTCTCCTCAAGTTGAAGAGAACTTgtccttaagttttttttcttcctctagaTATGGTGTCAAGCACTACACGTTAAAGACATCATAAGTCTTTAGATGGCTAGGAAGGTGAAGTCTATAAGCAATGTTATTTATCTTCTACAACACCTTGCAAGAGCCtatctttctttccttcaaCTTGTTATACTCACCCACTATAAATTTGTCATGAGTAAGCATTTCTCATACTAGATCACCAACTTAAAACACCACTCTTATATAATAAGTATCAACTAGGACTTTATACTTGGCATTGTTGTTAATGATTTTCTTCTTGACTTGCTTATAAATACCATGCAAGTAATATGTCATATCATCAACTTGGACACTCAATCATCCAATACGAGGAACAAACATCAACTCTGGCACTTTAGAAGGATTTTGTCTATACACAATCTTAAATGGATTCCGTTGGGTAATTCGATCCTGTTATTTGTTATAAGTAAAGTTTGCTTGCAACAAGGCCAAATCCCACTATTTTGGTTTGTCTCCCATTAAACTTCACAGCAAGTTGCCAAGGCTTCAATTAACCACCCATGTATGTCCATTTATTTGAGAATGATATACACTAGTAAAGGTTAGTTAAGTTCATATCTTACCTCACAGGCTCTTCTAGAAATTACTGATAAACTTTATGTCTCTATCGAGAGTCATATATTTAAGAATGTCATGTAAATAAACCATCTCATTGAAGTTGAGGTGGTCATCCAGGATGTGTCCATGGTTTTTTGATATGCTATAAAATGAGATATCTTTGAAAATCTATATACTAcgataaaaatagaatttatagCTCATTAGGTATTGGGTAAACCTAACATAAAATTCATACTATCATCCAACCACATAGTATCAAGAACTATAAATGACGTATAAAGCCCGACATTCATTAAGGATCTTTTGAACTTTTGACAAACAACATATCTCCTCATAAAAACTAGATATATGATCTAGCAGTTTCGGACTATAATAATATATGGACATTAGGGTTAATATTTTATCCTGCCTAAAATGTCCCTTAAAATGCAATTCATGAATGATATGTTCTCATAATAAGTAAAACGGAATACAAAGTTACAAACCATGAAATTAAGGATAATCAttcataatcataaaattattttacttacCTTCATTCGTTAACTTAGCATAAATCTTTCTAAATGATGAATCTTGCGAGAAACCctcttgaaaaaatcaaactctGTCACTTGGGTACATATACTGAGTAGAGCACCCTGTCTACTGAGGGTATTAGCTACTTTGTTTAAGCTACCCAGCCAATgccttaaaaaaaagatgaactcTTATAGAAACGACACTCATCTTGCATGCCAACAACTTAACTTATGTTAcccatttatatatattttagatcttTATGATCTATGATTAGGATAAACTCCTTATGTACCTGGTAATATCTTCAATGCTTAAAACTCTGAACAATAGCATAAAACTTCATATTATATATGGAGTAGTTCCTTTTTGAGCTAGATAACTTCTCACTAAATAAAGCATTCGGCCTCTCATTCTAGCTAAGTCTCTTAATTCCTAACCTATATGCATCACATTTTATCACAAACAGTTTCTTAAAATCTAGAAGTGGTAAAATAGGAACTTCACCCATCCTTTACTTTACAAGCTGAAAGTTAGATTCAGCCTTATCTGCCACTATAAAATATGCCCCTTTATACACTTCATAATAAGtgcaataaaagaattaaagtttTAGATGAACTTTTTATAGAAAGATACAAGTTCGTGAAAGCTCTAGAtatcttgaacatattttaaagTCGGCCACTCCATAATTACAAATATCTTAGATGAATCAATTTTAACCCTATCAACAAACATAgtaaaatttagaaaagtaaCAATACTGGTGAAGAAATCACACTTCTTGCAATTCACATACAGTTGCTCCTTccttaaaatgtaaaaaataacacGTGGATGCTTTAAATGAAACTTTAGAGTAAGGTTATAAATTAGGATACCATTGAGATAAAACATTAATATGTATGTCGCATGTCACCGTGCGGCGTTAGCTAGcgattttttgtttgtgtttgctttgattggttcgttgaggtcgccacctagtatttaattgaggacTATTAGGAAACTCAGGTGTAATAGTCTTAttagagattcacgggtaagagACTGGTTTTGGTTagaaaaggtattagcacccctaacataTCCTATCTAAGATAAGTTACTTTGTgactttgatgtgttaaagaagtaaTGGAAGGTGTGGACGGTGCTTCATTTAGTGTACTCTCTGATATTGTCATCGGAACCGGCAGGCTGTGCGTAGAAAAGAGTGGTACAGATAATGGATTTCGCCTATAGAGATACCGACTGACATATGGAGATCGGCTTTTAAAGTAGCTCAATCATCTTATATCAATTCCAATCTTTGGTGATCCAAAACTATAAACAGCACATGAATTACTCAAAATGTCTGTAACTCTGTATCTCACAACACTCTTCGTCGCGCTCAAGAAAGATATACAGGTCAGTAGAAAAACCGAAAGGCACACTCAGAAAAGCGGAAAAAACTGCCAGTCTTCAGAAGATTGGAGGATCGAATATGTAGAAGCCTAACAGGAACTTACCAAACAACACCAGACTCCTAGAAATAAGTCTCCTGACGAGCAACAAGTGTCAGCCTATATAGCAATCTTATGTTAAATCAAAACACAAcgctttttatatttatggagTAAGCTCgcaaacaagcacaagtgaaaATATACTGGGTATTAGATGATTTGTACTTGTATCCCTCACTATTGCCCAACGTGAAAAGAATGCAATGGGCTCGTGCTATTTTTACCAGTCCAGTGATCCTTGTGGTGGTTACTCCTTTCCATTAAAATCAGGGCAAGGCCATGCACCCACTTTGAAGCTCTCTCTTATGGCAAGAAAATGTATGCTGGACAGGGCCATTACGCATTCCTCTTAAGCTAGCAAAAGGAATTACTTGATAGAGGTGACAACACTAAATTGTTCTTGAAATGGCAAGGATACAACTCAAACTTGAGAACCATCTTTTCCTGGACTGGATCCATTAGCCTAGATGTCCATTGTTGTTGTAGAACACTTAATGGCTTTCCTCCATCTGCTATCCTCTGCATGCTTAAAAGTCTGCTGGATCCATTTATATAGCATTGCGCTGCCTCTTATCAAAAAATTAGCATCACACTGATCCGAggaataaccttttttttctaggtATTCTATGCTGGACTAAAATAGTCaaatagtgaaaaataaaaattgatttccGTTTTAAGGGACGTGCAAACAACCAGAAAATGAGATCCTATATTTTACAATTTATGCACTCTGGCATCAGTTCATAATCATGAACAGTgcatgtatatattatatatccaAATCATCATCTGGGTCCTCGTCAGAATCTGGCATCTCATCATCTGAATcacgaaaatatattatctcACCTTCACCAGAGTCAGTTTTTTGGGAATTCGCACTTGAAGAAAGAGTTGCCTCAGTTTTGCTCTCTGTAAGAGATCTTCGACCATCATAGATTTGAATAGGTCCACCGTCTCCtaaagcaaacaaaagtgaAGGTTAAGAATTGATGTAGAAGCAAACATCTTGTACTTtctaagattaaataaaatctcaggTGAAGGAATCAAATCTATTAATCAATCCACGTTTCCACACCTTGGTGCTCAAAAGGCAGTACAACCTTAGCCCTGTCAATCCGCTCTTTCTCTGTTAACTCTAGATTAAACTGCACCTGTTGAAAGAAGCACCAGTTACAGAAAAATGAGTGAAGTTACACAAAGTACATCTGCTATCTTGGGGGTGCACATGTGCATGGGTGCATGTACtggtgtgtgtgagagagagcaCTCCACACTGACCTTTGGCACAAGgccttgattaatttgattaactAGCCCATCTTCAGATGAAACAGATGTAAAATTGTTGCTTGACTGATCAATATGAAATCCTTCATTctaaaaacagaataaaaatcCGTTACAGCAATTTGATGCTTCATAATCAGGGGCAACAGATCCCACCAGACCCTtccaaaaaaacagaagaaagaaagaaggcaaagagagaaaaggagagagacaCTCACCACCACACGAACACGCCCATTCCGGCGCTTGAATCGGACTTGAAGCTTTCCTTTCCCAAAGTTCTGTTCCAACAAAGAGAGGTTTTCTAAATCCCCTCTCTTTCCTCCAGCAGTTTGATGCAGTGGTTCTACACTGGCCACCACAGAGGACAGATATTCAAGAGCAGATGTAACTTTGACTTCATGAAGGTCTGAATGTAACAACCAAAAGATGCTAGAAATCTGTTCTGCAATCATGAAACAACAGTGAATATACACTCAATATTAAACCACATCAATGTCATCAAAACCCTTCTGCCAATCCTAAAGGATTCAGATTTATTTAAAAGGAAAGGCAaaccattaatttttatgtatttaaacACCAAAGATATAGTTCTTGTTCTAAGCCAAGTAACAGCAGAAATATCAAAGGAAAACAGTGCATTAAATTAGAGAAAGTCTGGGGGGGGACATGAATGCTAATACCATGGCTACGAAGGTTGCTTAAAAGGCCTGCAACTGTTGGTGTAGATGTATGTCTTAGCATTTCATTTATCTGGTTAAAATTGTGAAGAATCCATCAGAATGAAATCATAGAAGAAAAGGGGCAAACATATGAGCTGTAAGACATGAAAGACTACTCAACATTAAAACTGAGCATTCTGACATATTGTGCTGTCActagaattttatataaaaggacAAACTACCACAAGTTCAATATCTCACAAGTTAaacaaaactattaaattatgATAACAGATTGAAATTGTCCTTTTGGTGATtcaacatcaaataaatataatctgTATTGATCAGGTTTTTTAAGAACTGTAATGATGAAGGAAGCGTTGTGTCATTCCCAAGGATAGCCAACATCATCTCTATGTCCTAGGATCCATTCTACTGCATTAGAACATGCCTCGAGAAACAAGGAGAATGATTTCGATACCAATCAACAAATTCTCTGGGTTTTCCATGGGCACTGTTCATGTGAGCATGCCTGCTGAACTAAACTGAGACAAAAAAGCACTATGCAAGTACCTTTTGGCATCTTTTGCTCTAAGAAccatatttcaaatttattccaCGTGAGTtaggagaaaacaaaaatgcaatCAAATCCATCCATTTCAGCATATGAACCTCCTAATATTCTGAAGTAAGACACTAGACATACAATCCCTAATAATGCCTTCCCTCAGGCTAAGCCTGTCCTCATCAGGTTTGTTGGGAAAACATTGGCACTTCACAGGAAGTTTCCACAGGTCACATCCAAAACAGAACGATACTTTCTAACAGAGGCATCCAATGTAGTAACCCAAAATACTTCTTGGCTCATATCAGTACTTGACAAGAAGTTTCCACACAGAAAAGCAACCTGCAATCCATTTGTTCAGATTACCACACATAACTAAGTGGAACTTAGTTATAGACCTAAAGCAACAATTTACTAGAAAATCATTAGACCACACCAGCAGGATCACCTGAACTTCATTTTAAACTTAACAGCGATGGCCATAACCCTAATTTTTCATATTCTAAACACAGTTATCAGAGATTCAAACTTGCAGGTTCCAGAATTACCGAATCTATGGCAACAGAAAAACGATCCTTTCCTTGTCCAACCAACCCTGCaagtaaaaacagaaaaaaactacTCGCAAATTAACCAACTGATGGACCAAACAGTTTTTTAAGCACAATACTTCTCAGAAGAATCCACTTTTCTTCTATTTCCATTATTGTCATGTCTTTCACATACAAAACCAAGCAGCAACAAAAATTCACATAGAACTTGCCTTTCCCCAGTTCAAGAATCATAGAGTACATCTTGTCCAAATCCTTCACATCCTTACAGACACGGCTCAAACTTGAAGAAGTTCCAAGGGAAGCATCCATGAAATTTCCCGACCCCATAAGCTGATCCTTCCAACAAAGCGGATCTGTATAACAATCCAAAATCTGAAccctacaacaacaataattcagCCCACATGTCCCCGCCCATAAATCACTTCACAAATTCTACAATCACAAAAAATATCACGATTttaccaaaaacataaaaattatatatatataaaaaaaacacttaatattttttttccatttccttcACTTTCACAATAACCAAACAGTGTGTATAGAGTAAAAAACTTTTTACCATTTATGAGATGAATTTACATCAATCCCTCTTCTTTTCAGTAAATCCACGTAAAACGAAGGGCTCCGTGAAAACGCAACAATCACAATACCACTGCAACACCAATTAATTAATCtcgattaaattaataaaacaacaaaagggACCAGAAACGGCGTGGTTTTGAATTGGACAAACCGGGACTGGGATTTGGAGCCTAAAATGAAGGAGGAGAGCTGGGAGAGCACGTGAGAGAAGACGTGGAAACCGAAAGGAGAAGCTGTAGTATCTTTGACAGTAAGAGCTGGTGCTTGCTCTCCTTCTAACGATCCGTCTCGTAGGGTTCTGCACATTGATTCTGCCATTGTTGTTGACTCTCAGAGATTTTGAGAACTGCAAGTAAAACCCTAATTTTGAGGGTTCTCGAAAAGATTTAGGGGGGTTTTGTAGTTAGGTTCCTGGAATTTTCTATTATTACTAAATGGCCCTAAAGTTTggatgtttttagtattttttttatttgtgtactttgttaaatttattcatTCTCTTAAAAttgctgcatttttttttaaccaaaattagTTAGGagctttcatataatttttttttctaagatatttagtaaataaataGGATTTTTTTAGGGAAATAAATAAGAAGTTTTGGTTTAAAAGGCttgtaaaaacaattttgagaaaaaaatcaaagaaaacttattattttacaatattttaattttgttataaattataagctaaattaattttttatattagatagtGGCTCACCTGTTAAATAGATTTACAgacatgagagagagagagagagagagagagagagagagattaaaaataataataattttttaataaataaaatatttttattatttttttgaactatatatgatttttttatgtcattctCGTATCTATTTCTGTCCGTATACAAGCATGCATGGTAGAATTTTTCTTGATATAAATGGCACTACTGTTTTGGTGTtccagaataaaataaaaactattcagTGATaacagtaataattattttttaaaagtattttttattttaaaaattaattgaaatatttttttatttttaaaattttattttttattataaca contains:
- the LOC118055973 gene encoding elongator complex protein 5, translating into MAESMCRTLRDGSLEGEQAPALTVKDTTASPFGFHVFSHVLSQLSSFILGSKSQSRGIVIVAFSRSPSFYVDLLKRRGIDVNSSHKWVQILDCYTDPLCWKDQLMGSGNFMDASLGTSSSLSRVCKDVKDLDKMYSMILELGKGLVGQGKDRFSVAIDSINEMLRHTSTPTVAGLLSNLRSHEQISSIFWLLHSDLHEVKVTSALEYLSSVVASVEPLHQTAGGKRGDLENLSLLEQNFGKGKLQVRFKRRNGRVRVVNEGFHIDQSSNNFTSVSSEDGLVNQINQGLVPKVQFNLELTEKERIDRAKVVLPFEHQGDGGPIQIYDGRRSLTESKTEATLSSSANSQKTDSGEGEIIYFRDSDDEMPDSDEDPDDDLDI